One window of the Oncorhynchus tshawytscha isolate Ot180627B unplaced genomic scaffold, Otsh_v2.0 Un_contig_13319_pilon_pilon, whole genome shotgun sequence genome contains the following:
- the LOC112249385 gene encoding aryl hydrocarbon receptor nuclear translocator 2-like → VSGEGSQSGGQFQGRPSEVWSQWQNQHHGQQGGEPHSHPNPSQTEVFQAAVFQVTETHPNPSQAAVFQVTETHPNPFQTKVFQVTETHPNPSQTEVFQVTETHPNPSQAAVFQDMLPMAGDPTQGTANYNIEDFADLGMFPPFSE, encoded by the exons atgtgtCAGGAGAGGGCAGTCAGAGTgggggtcagttccagggtcggCCTAGTGAGGTCTGGTCCCAATGGCAGAACCAGCACCATGGCCAACAGGGAGGAGAGCCACACTCTCACCCCAACCCCTCCCAGACAGAGGTgttccag GCAGCGGTGTTCCAGGTAACAGAgacacaccctaacccctcccaGGCAGCGGTGTTCCAGGTAACAGAGACACACCCTAACCCCTTCCAGACAAAGGTGTTCCAGGTAACAGAgacacaccctaacccctcccaGACAGAGGTGTTCCAGGTAACAGAgacacaccctaacccctcccaGGCAGCGGTGTTCCAG gacaTGTTGCCGATGGCAGGAGACCCAACACAAGGAACAGCCAACTACAACATTGAAGACTTTGCTGATCTGGGCATGTTCCCTCCCTTCTCCGAGTAG